In Gemmatimonadota bacterium, the following proteins share a genomic window:
- a CDS encoding diguanylate cyclase gives MAAERTLLFCDGGRNDVPALLAEFARSQGLDVVTLGTPVEILERASRAFPACLVLDAREEPLASLEICARMKEDPFTAIVPVALMVPTDVPDLSTRGLEAGADEVLHEEASDRENYLRLDLLLRRAARDVSVHPTTRLPGTNQIDRDLARRLANGAPFALCYADLDHFKEFNDRYGYNRGDRVIFLVSKILRDLVRALAPGGFVGHIGGDDFLFSMPLEHMERTCDEILGLFDELIPYQYSEEDRRMGYFLGKDRRGNFHRIPMMSLSIGVVTNQAQEFIHTAEASELAAEMKTYAKTLPGSVYVVDRRQIGTRVERYVTD, from the coding sequence ATGGCCGCGGAGCGCACCCTCCTTTTCTGCGACGGTGGGCGCAACGACGTTCCCGCGCTCCTGGCTGAATTCGCCCGCTCCCAGGGGCTCGACGTCGTGACCCTTGGGACCCCGGTCGAGATTCTGGAGCGGGCCAGCCGGGCCTTTCCGGCCTGCCTGGTCCTGGACGCCCGCGAGGAGCCGCTGGCCTCCCTCGAGATCTGCGCGCGGATGAAGGAGGATCCCTTCACGGCGATCGTCCCCGTGGCACTCATGGTGCCGACCGACGTCCCGGACCTCTCGACGAGAGGGCTCGAAGCGGGGGCCGACGAGGTTCTCCACGAGGAGGCGTCGGATCGCGAAAATTACCTCCGCCTCGACCTCCTCCTCCGCCGGGCGGCACGCGATGTCTCGGTTCACCCCACCACCCGTCTTCCCGGGACGAATCAGATCGACCGCGACCTGGCTCGGCGGCTCGCGAACGGCGCGCCCTTCGCGCTCTGTTACGCCGACCTCGACCACTTCAAGGAATTCAATGACCGGTATGGGTACAACCGGGGAGACCGGGTTATCTTCCTCGTTTCGAAGATCCTACGCGATCTCGTGCGCGCCCTCGCGCCCGGAGGATTCGTGGGCCACATCGGGGGGGACGACTTCCTCTTCTCGATGCCCCTCGAACACATGGAACGCACCTGCGACGAGATCCTCGGCCTGTTCGACGAGCTCATTCCATATCAGTACTCGGAGGAGGACCGCCGGATGGGGTACTTCCTCGGAAAAGACCGTCGCGGCAACTTCCATCGGATACCGATGATGTCGCTCTCCATCGGAGTCGTCACGAATCAGGCACAGGAATTCATCCACACCGCGGAGGCGAGCGAGCTCGCGGCGGAAATGAAGACCTACGCCAAGACGCTTCCCGGATCGGTGTACGTCGTAGATCGCAGACAGATCGGCACGCGCGTGGAGCGTTACGTCACCGATTAG
- the prfB gene encoding peptide chain release factor 2 (programmed frameshift) produces the protein MNADAIHEVKYLRQRVQDLRGFLDVELRSRRIQEMEARMAEPTFWERPEEAREVMAEATRLKGWVEPWITLDAKATELVDLAELLRTEPDPGLEEEWVRELARLEEGLEALELRTMLQGEDDRLGAILTIHPGAGGTESQDWAEMLLRMYRRWAERHGFKVELLDLQPGEEAGIKGASLAISGEWAYGYLKAEKGVHRLVRISPFDSQARRHTSFASVFIYPEVDEEIEIDLDEGDLRVDTFRASGAGGQHVNKTDSAIRLTHIPTGIVVSCQQERSQHKNRATAMKMLRAALYDRAIAEREKEKEAVEATKTDIAWGNQIRSYVFQPYTMVNDHRTELKITDVDRVMDGDLDPFIQAYLKQYGAQAKA, from the exons ATGAACGCCGACGCGATCCACGAAGTGAAGTACCTCCGCCAAAGGGTCCAGGACCTGAGGGGGTTTCTT GACGTCGAGCTTCGATCTCGCCGGATCCAGGAGATGGAGGCTCGCATGGCCGAGCCGACGTTCTGGGAGCGGCCCGAAGAAGCTCGAGAAGTCATGGCGGAGGCGACCCGACTCAAGGGTTGGGTCGAGCCCTGGATCACGCTGGATGCGAAGGCCACCGAGCTGGTGGATCTAGCCGAGCTCCTTCGTACGGAGCCCGATCCCGGCCTGGAGGAGGAGTGGGTTCGGGAGCTCGCCCGACTCGAGGAGGGACTCGAAGCGCTCGAGCTCCGGACCATGCTTCAGGGGGAGGACGATCGCCTCGGGGCGATTCTCACGATCCACCCCGGCGCCGGCGGCACGGAGTCCCAGGACTGGGCCGAGATGCTCCTTCGCATGTACCGCCGGTGGGCCGAGCGCCATGGGTTCAAGGTCGAGCTGCTCGACCTCCAGCCGGGTGAAGAAGCGGGGATCAAGGGCGCAAGCCTCGCGATCTCCGGCGAGTGGGCTTACGGCTACCTCAAGGCCGAGAAAGGTGTGCACCGGCTGGTACGCATCTCCCCTTTCGACTCTCAGGCTCGCCGGCACACCTCCTTCGCATCCGTCTTCATCTATCCCGAGGTGGACGAGGAGATCGAGATCGATCTGGACGAAGGTGATCTTCGCGTGGATACCTTCCGGGCTTCCGGCGCGGGCGGCCAGCACGTGAACAAGACCGACTCCGCGATTCGACTCACCCACATCCCCACCGGGATCGTGGTCTCGTGCCAGCAGGAACGCTCGCAGCACAAGAATCGCGCGACGGCAATGAAGATGCTTCGGGCTGCCCTGTACGACCGGGCCATCGCGGAGCGAGAGAAGGAGAAAGAAGCGGTCGAGGCGACGAAGACCGACATCGCTTGGGGAAATCAGATTCGGTCGTACGTCTTCCAGCCCTACACCATGGTGAACGACCACCGGACGGAGTTGAAGATCACCGACGTGGACCGCGTCATGGACGGCGATCTGGACCCATTCATCCAGGCTTACCTGAAACAGTACGGCGCGCAGGCGAAGGCATGA
- the rnr gene encoding ribonuclease R, with the protein MTEAKRQGAVPGPDEVIAALRESRRGPVKPKDLARLLDVPQAQYRAFRELLRRLEQGGELYRVKGNRYAIPDKINLVVGTLQITRSGDAFLRPDQPRQKDLFIPAANLASGMDGDRVTARIESRPRGLSAVGRVLKVLDRAHPTIVGTFHRARNLAFVAPLDPRLSRDVLLPGGEAGGAREGDVVVVRIVHFGDRRLNAGGEIERVLGGMEDPGVDVLAILYGHGLKAEFPSEVETAAREAAHRLRTPGERKDHKNLHVFTIDPSDAKDHDDALSVTPAGPGTWEVGVHIADVSHFVEEGSPLDLEAFHRGTSVYLVDQVVPMLPHHLSSDLCSLRKGTDRLAVSLFLRMDEEGRVRGHRFERSWIRCAHALDYDLVQDVLSGQATVDEVTDDALRTLDRLAKALRGKRKDRGSLDFDLPEARVILDAEGAPVDILRRVQMDSHRLIEDFMILANEVVAREAESRGLPIPFRIHEPPAEDRGDELRAFLNSIGHSVPKGKLRPKILQEILSRTEGRPEGPLVSTVVLKSMTRARYDAENLGHFGLASKAYTHFTSPIRRYPDLALHRVVVRSLVQGREPHERWGAPYLDEMTARSSERERIAQKAERDSVELKKVEFMRRHLGSEFDGTISGVTTFGFFVLLDRFFVEGLVHVSALGDDYYVFQPESYTLAGTRTKRRYRLSDRVRIQVARVSKEERRIDFLLVRKLV; encoded by the coding sequence TTGACGGAGGCGAAGCGCCAGGGGGCGGTGCCGGGTCCCGACGAAGTGATCGCCGCCCTGCGAGAATCCCGGCGCGGCCCGGTAAAGCCGAAAGACCTCGCCCGCCTCCTCGATGTCCCCCAAGCCCAGTACAGGGCGTTCCGGGAGCTCCTCCGGCGGCTCGAACAGGGTGGGGAGCTCTACCGGGTAAAGGGCAATCGCTACGCGATCCCCGACAAGATCAACCTCGTCGTGGGAACCCTTCAGATCACACGGTCCGGCGACGCCTTTCTCCGACCCGACCAGCCCCGCCAGAAGGACCTCTTCATCCCTGCCGCTAATCTGGCCTCGGGAATGGATGGAGACCGCGTGACCGCCCGCATCGAGAGCCGCCCTCGGGGTCTCTCGGCAGTCGGGCGGGTCCTCAAGGTCCTCGACCGGGCGCATCCCACGATCGTGGGGACCTTTCACCGCGCGCGGAACCTCGCTTTTGTGGCCCCCCTCGATCCACGGCTCTCCCGAGATGTGCTCCTGCCCGGGGGAGAAGCCGGCGGCGCCCGCGAGGGAGACGTTGTTGTGGTCCGCATCGTCCATTTCGGAGACCGGCGCCTGAACGCCGGCGGCGAGATCGAACGGGTCCTCGGGGGAATGGAGGACCCCGGCGTGGATGTTCTCGCGATCCTTTACGGCCACGGTCTCAAGGCGGAGTTCCCTTCGGAAGTGGAGACCGCCGCCCGCGAGGCCGCTCACCGACTCCGGACTCCCGGGGAACGCAAGGACCACAAGAATCTTCATGTCTTCACGATCGACCCCTCCGACGCGAAGGACCACGACGATGCGCTCTCGGTTACCCCCGCCGGTCCCGGGACATGGGAAGTAGGAGTCCACATTGCGGACGTGTCGCATTTCGTCGAAGAGGGATCACCGCTCGACCTGGAAGCCTTTCACCGAGGAACCTCTGTGTACCTCGTGGACCAGGTCGTGCCCATGCTTCCGCATCACCTCTCGTCCGATCTCTGTTCGCTGCGAAAAGGAACGGACCGGCTGGCAGTCTCACTCTTTCTGAGGATGGACGAGGAAGGACGGGTCCGGGGGCACCGCTTCGAGCGGAGCTGGATTCGTTGCGCTCATGCCCTCGACTACGATCTCGTCCAGGATGTCCTTTCGGGGCAGGCGACCGTGGACGAGGTGACGGACGACGCACTCCGCACGCTGGACCGCCTCGCGAAGGCGCTCCGAGGGAAACGAAAGGATCGCGGGTCCCTCGACTTCGACCTCCCCGAGGCACGCGTGATACTCGATGCGGAAGGGGCCCCGGTGGACATCCTCCGGAGGGTTCAGATGGATTCCCACCGGTTGATCGAGGACTTCATGATCCTCGCGAACGAAGTCGTGGCTCGCGAAGCCGAGTCGCGCGGGCTCCCCATTCCCTTTCGCATCCACGAACCGCCCGCGGAGGACCGGGGAGACGAGCTCCGCGCATTCCTGAACTCGATCGGACATTCCGTTCCGAAGGGGAAGCTCCGGCCCAAGATCCTTCAGGAAATCCTGAGTCGCACCGAGGGACGACCCGAGGGGCCCCTCGTCTCCACCGTCGTCCTCAAGTCCATGACCCGCGCGCGTTACGACGCCGAGAACCTGGGTCACTTCGGGCTCGCGTCGAAAGCCTATACCCACTTCACTTCGCCGATTCGGAGGTACCCCGACCTGGCACTCCACAGGGTGGTCGTCCGAAGCCTCGTCCAGGGGCGAGAGCCCCATGAACGTTGGGGGGCTCCCTACCTGGACGAGATGACGGCGCGCTCGAGCGAGCGGGAAAGGATCGCCCAGAAGGCGGAACGGGACTCGGTCGAGCTCAAGAAAGTCGAGTTCATGCGCCGGCACCTCGGCTCCGAGTTCGACGGGACGATTTCGGGGGTCACGACCTTTGGGTTCTTCGTCCTCCTGGACCGGTTCTTCGTGGAGGGACTGGTACACGTGAGTGCCCTGGGCGATGATTATTATGTCTTTCAGCCTGAGTCCTACACCCTCGCCGGAACACGCACGAAGCGCCGTTACCGGCTCAGCGACCGGGTTCGCATCCAGGTGGCCCGAGTCTCCAAGGAGGAGCGAAGAATTGATTTCCTCTTAGTGCGCAAGCTTGTTTGA
- a CDS encoding zinc-ribbon domain-containing protein produces MTNTAPAFTVYCPSCSTGFPIDPAKVPVAGVHAICSACLRVFQVVAPAGAAEPWGEASEPGGVAPPLSEVADVAGTDFDPTVAVPEEAAEEATSHSPDTVAEESAPPVQRAGHPGVPSVASGAERFGHRDPHERARHLARVLVSDIIAYYPVKYRESFDRGTLQQDFRSEVERSWKEYVDQVGLETAEGTSFFKDALNQVLGKGRHTF; encoded by the coding sequence GTGACGAACACCGCTCCCGCGTTCACGGTGTATTGCCCCTCTTGCTCGACGGGCTTTCCGATCGACCCCGCGAAGGTTCCGGTGGCGGGAGTCCACGCGATTTGCTCGGCATGCCTCCGCGTCTTTCAGGTCGTCGCTCCCGCGGGAGCGGCCGAACCCTGGGGGGAAGCCAGCGAGCCAGGCGGCGTAGCGCCTCCTCTCTCGGAAGTAGCCGACGTAGCCGGAACGGACTTCGACCCGACCGTTGCGGTACCCGAAGAGGCGGCGGAGGAAGCGACCTCCCACTCGCCGGACACGGTTGCGGAAGAAAGCGCGCCGCCCGTCCAGAGGGCCGGTCACCCTGGGGTCCCTTCCGTGGCCTCCGGGGCGGAGCGTTTCGGCCACCGGGATCCCCACGAGAGAGCACGGCACCTGGCCCGGGTCCTCGTGTCCGACATCATCGCCTACTATCCGGTGAAGTACCGTGAGTCCTTCGACCGGGGCACCCTCCAGCAGGACTTCCGTTCGGAGGTGGAGCGCTCATGGAAGGAATACGTGGACCAGGTCGGGCTAGAGACGGCAGAGGGGACATCCTTCTTCAAGGACGCCCTGAACCAGGTGTTGGGGAAGGGAAGGCACACCTTCTGA
- a CDS encoding ABC transporter permease has translation MVRLSWFLARRYLASRKRGRLLSFITWIALGGITVGVTALIVVIGVMDGMQKELQDKILGATPHLVVLERGNSLRMSGWRDIAVRVQENTSVQAVTPFALTKVMVIRGADFAQALDLYGFDLGAPPEEAATETEAELRRQLSDLEATEGELPPVVLGELNAARMGLFPGDTIFVIAVENMGFTPMGTLSPAIRRWVVAGTFGTGMYDYDMNNAYAPLEQVQSLLGMRTDDQVSGLGVRIVDPWVAEDVGIALQAELGPLYYTESWITTNQSLFSALRLEKLAMGVILFLIVIVAAFNIVSTLVMVVVDRTSEIGILKSMGMSDPQVLRVFVLQGFAIGVLGTFLGTSFGLILSWILDRYEIIRIPPDIYFIERLPVSVDPVDIAIIVGGSLLISLVATIYPALQASRLEPVEAIKHE, from the coding sequence GTGGTACGGCTTTCCTGGTTCCTCGCCCGGCGGTATCTCGCCTCTCGAAAGAGAGGCCGCCTCCTCTCTTTCATCACCTGGATCGCCCTCGGCGGAATCACCGTCGGAGTGACCGCGTTGATCGTCGTGATCGGTGTCATGGACGGCATGCAGAAGGAGCTCCAGGACAAGATCCTGGGGGCGACGCCGCATCTGGTCGTTCTGGAGAGAGGAAATTCCCTCCGCATGAGCGGTTGGCGGGACATCGCGGTGCGAGTTCAGGAAAACACTTCGGTCCAAGCCGTCACCCCTTTCGCGCTGACCAAGGTCATGGTCATCCGCGGGGCGGATTTCGCGCAGGCCCTGGACCTCTATGGCTTCGACCTCGGGGCGCCGCCGGAGGAGGCCGCCACCGAAACCGAGGCGGAGCTGCGACGGCAGCTCAGCGATCTCGAAGCGACCGAGGGAGAGCTTCCCCCCGTCGTCCTCGGGGAGCTGAACGCCGCGCGAATGGGTCTCTTTCCGGGCGACACCATCTTTGTCATCGCCGTGGAGAACATGGGCTTCACCCCGATGGGGACGCTGAGCCCGGCGATCCGTCGGTGGGTGGTGGCAGGAACCTTTGGGACGGGGATGTACGACTACGACATGAACAATGCTTACGCCCCGCTCGAGCAGGTGCAATCGCTCCTCGGGATGCGCACGGATGACCAGGTGTCGGGGCTGGGCGTTCGCATCGTGGATCCCTGGGTGGCGGAGGATGTCGGAATCGCATTGCAGGCGGAGCTGGGACCGCTTTACTACACGGAGAGCTGGATCACTACGAACCAGTCGCTTTTTTCAGCGCTCCGGCTGGAAAAGCTCGCCATGGGGGTAATCCTCTTCCTCATCGTGATCGTCGCCGCGTTCAACATCGTGAGCACCCTGGTCATGGTCGTCGTGGACCGGACTTCGGAGATCGGGATTCTAAAATCCATGGGGATGTCCGACCCACAGGTGCTCCGGGTCTTCGTTCTGCAGGGATTCGCGATCGGTGTCCTCGGAACCTTCCTGGGCACCAGCTTCGGCCTGATACTCTCCTGGATCCTCGACCGATACGAGATCATCCGGATTCCTCCGGACATCTATTTCATCGAACGGCTACCCGTCTCGGTGGACCCGGTAGACATCGCGATCATCGTCGGAGGAAGTCTCCTCA
- the lysS gene encoding lysine--tRNA ligase: MTREASHLLRTRREKLDALRERGIEPFAYAYDRTHRSEEAIRAFEEAEKGSAEESGDEIRVRVAGRIVSWRGHGKTAFAHIQDGAGRIQLYLRLDVLGEEAFEILSLLDLGDWIGAEGSLFRTRTGEVTLRTESWILLSKSLRPLPFGKDEVDPESRERIVHSGFADVQGRYRQRYADLAVNPEVREVFRTRAGVLTAIRRFLDGRGFLEVETPILQPIYGGAAARPFTTHHNALDTALYLRIADELYLKRLVVGGFERVYEIGKDFRNEGIDRVHNPEFTMLEFYQAFADYHEMMGVVEELLGSVADEVLGGPRLTYQGESVSLAPPFARVGFLNALNDRLGEDVTAIGEAELRERAQGAAGEDLEPGAGRGRLLDKLFGALVEPLLVQPTFVIDYPVELSPLAKAKRGAPGLTERFELFVAGREIANAFSELNDPLVQRERFEAQSRLREAGDDETHPIDEDFLRAMEFGMPPMGGVGIGVDRLVMLLTDSASIRDVILFPTLRPEEGGGA; the protein is encoded by the coding sequence ATGACCCGCGAAGCGAGTCACCTCCTCCGAACGCGCCGGGAAAAGCTGGACGCCCTCCGCGAACGGGGGATCGAGCCCTTTGCCTACGCCTACGACCGAACCCACCGGAGCGAAGAAGCCATCCGGGCCTTCGAGGAAGCGGAGAAGGGAAGCGCCGAGGAATCGGGGGATGAAATCCGTGTCCGCGTCGCCGGTAGGATCGTAAGCTGGCGGGGACACGGGAAGACGGCATTCGCCCACATCCAGGATGGTGCCGGCCGCATCCAACTCTATCTTCGCCTGGACGTCCTCGGGGAAGAGGCTTTCGAAATCCTCTCCCTCCTCGATCTCGGCGACTGGATCGGAGCGGAGGGCAGCCTCTTTCGCACCCGGACGGGCGAGGTGACGCTTCGGACGGAGTCCTGGATCCTCCTCTCGAAGTCCCTGCGTCCGCTCCCCTTCGGAAAGGATGAAGTGGATCCCGAGTCGCGGGAGCGCATCGTCCACTCCGGATTCGCGGACGTGCAGGGACGATATCGCCAACGCTACGCGGACCTGGCCGTGAATCCGGAGGTGCGCGAGGTCTTTCGCACGAGGGCCGGAGTGCTCACGGCGATTCGGCGTTTTCTCGACGGCCGGGGGTTTCTGGAGGTTGAGACCCCGATCCTCCAGCCGATTTACGGGGGCGCCGCCGCGAGGCCCTTCACCACCCACCACAACGCCCTGGACACCGCGCTCTACCTGCGAATCGCGGACGAGCTCTACCTGAAGCGGCTCGTCGTGGGCGGATTCGAGCGAGTGTACGAGATCGGGAAGGATTTTCGGAACGAGGGGATCGACCGGGTGCATAACCCGGAGTTCACGATGCTGGAGTTCTACCAGGCCTTCGCGGATTATCACGAGATGATGGGGGTCGTGGAGGAGCTGCTCGGGTCCGTTGCCGATGAAGTCCTCGGGGGACCCCGACTCACCTATCAGGGGGAGAGCGTGAGTCTCGCCCCCCCCTTCGCACGTGTGGGCTTCTTGAATGCGTTGAATGACCGCCTCGGGGAGGACGTAACCGCGATCGGAGAGGCCGAGCTCAGGGAACGCGCTCAGGGTGCGGCCGGGGAGGACCTCGAGCCCGGGGCCGGCCGGGGCCGTCTCCTGGACAAGCTCTTCGGCGCACTCGTGGAGCCCCTGCTCGTGCAGCCCACCTTCGTCATTGATTACCCGGTCGAGCTTTCCCCTCTCGCCAAGGCCAAGCGCGGCGCACCCGGCCTCACCGAGCGTTTCGAGCTCTTCGTGGCCGGGCGAGAGATCGCCAACGCTTTCTCCGAGTTGAATGATCCTCTCGTCCAGCGGGAGCGCTTCGAAGCACAGAGCCGCCTCCGAGAGGCGGGCGACGACGAAACCCACCCGATCGACGAAGACTTCCTGCGCGCCATGGAGTTCGGAATGCCGCCGATGGGGGGGGTTGGAATCGGGGTGGACCGCCTCGTCATGCTCCTCACCGACAGCGCTTCGATCCGAGACGTCATCCTCTTTCCCACCCTCCGGCCCGAAGAGGGAGGAGGAGCATGA